In Bos indicus isolate NIAB-ARS_2022 breed Sahiwal x Tharparkar chromosome 19, NIAB-ARS_B.indTharparkar_mat_pri_1.0, whole genome shotgun sequence, the following proteins share a genomic window:
- the ATAD5 gene encoding ATPase family AAA domain-containing protein 5 isoform X1: MVGVLAMAATAAPPLVKEYEIEACKKRRKDDDRTSCRTITKYLSPVGKTGDRVFSPPKSNNILDYFRKTSFTNEKTQTTKKCKTKPSTPLPADSGKDCLEMLSNTQCKKRRKRLSLSHRLSSIKTEHKTPIEINSDESKEDCSLDNDFVESTTSALLDKKHVEVLAESIQSLKKQSSTVTSRKSSKRVNPKHGPSKKDRRTLRKRKHREVIDLSESLSLAEELNFLKKDGNNSKQIRPSLTNEIKSTVNDAEPRDQITEIVPLKDSTITVSYEEFLKSHKENEVEQTPDSTVSICIPSETVEDTVRSGSVSDLETYEISQQTRFKTVTVLAQVHPIPPKKTGKIPSIFLKQKQVEMESSLSDPENEQAVQKRKSNVVIHEEELELAVLEAGSSDAVKPKCTLEERQQFMKAFRQPVSDTLKNGVKKSSDKQKELNEKSLNEEERDNHSKKVMENPNIQMVSNPGSSQPHTDKGSFPKKKSKTLKKKNKKVLETVGIPAENREGNTQEKETTLSFKEKQNQNSLRMSLRQKKTELFKNSTLLNSESLVCERTANDDPLKISSLCNNKSSKKTSLPVKDKVIQSKAETEDSLGNVSTPKSSRRSVRSSSTPATIIVRGTDSEDAQDDSPVKASTPKAASLSEKHRLYTAELITIPSDSESPIRMKFTRISTPKKSKKRSKKSEAADEDFETQTRKVSRASKNVSKAKQLIEKAKALHISKSKSTEEVVTPLRRSSRHQTLPERSETEDSVIIISSSPPPVKHPEKNQKKLQCLNDVLGKKHNKAPKNVPGKVKVAPLFLTRKTQKTADPALGFDESSQDASEKSQDCDVQFKAKRDFLMSGLPDLLKRQIAKKAAVLDVYNAVSSSFQRVVHVQQKDHGCHLWHLKPPTCPLLTKLKELNTKVIDLSKCVMALGEFSTLNSNSKSNNSTVGFMGKRKDLTEEVRNLLLEEIRWSNPRFPLRKYFSLLLKKRTEHQVLSECHCKQESPQLEPIVSRKETKRKRVETENHKSKRRKPNEYLESPRKINGKPEELDKRNNSSGIKLDSSKGLFPKTSRKKQTALSTRCKVETTVEDPDILIVDDDKKSSSEVSSIPDSGIEDMLWTEKYQPQNSSELIGNELAIKKLHSWLKDWKRRAELEEGQNLKGKRDEKQEDSLDSRDFKGSSDDEEENRLCNTVLITGPTGVGKTAAVYACAQELGFKIFEVNASSQRSGRQILSQLKEATQSHQVDKQGVNSQKPCFFNSYNIGRSPKKLCSPKKVVTSPRKIPPPSPQSSGPKRTLPPRTLANYFKVSSKPKNNEQIGALLENNKGIKNSFEQKQIIQTKSTNTTNSNVKEFGAEEPNRKNATSLILFEEVDVIFEEDAGFLNAIKTFMATTKRPVILTTSDPTFSLMFDGCFEEINFNTPSLLNVASYLQMICLTENFRTDVKDFVTLLTANTCDIRKSILYLQFWIRSGGGFLEERPLSLCRANSRNVPPVCSEDDPDSKNNPKNTKRNPTDLPKCDTGCAETLFGLKNIFSPSEDLFSFLKHKIRTKEEWHKLIHLLTEFQMQDVDFLYSNLEFILPLPVDIIPEAENSSVSSINVNTSAAAENMRCLAGTPFEGEKPLKKPPKKKHKKKIVTLDDSDLFDSELDISDECIRLYSASSSNLEERKARDKESNPQTKKLNKCLESNVESIPRPPTTPAEKKCSVLVSHCLNSLTEFMDNMSFLDALLMDVREQREFGKDDFGWTNGKVKSGLCDEFSLESSDGWTSQRSGEIKAAVEALSFTECSSAISKALEKSLNSCKKLGRDPTKELTFYISQRRNNVRFSQSAANLDSAWQRVAVIKSVFSSRSLLNLGNRQASIIEYLPTLRNICRTEKLKEQGKSKRRFLHYLEGIHLNISKETMNTLAADFP; this comes from the exons ATGGTGGGGGTCCTGGCCATGGCGGCGACAGCTGCTCCCCCTCTGGTGAAGGAGTACGAGATTGAG GCATGCAAGAAGCGAAGGAAAGACGATGACAGAACTTCTTGCAGAACAATCACAAAGTATTTATCACCCGTGGGGAAGACTGGAGACAGGGTTTTCTCTCCACCCAAATCCAATAATATTCTGGATTACTTTAGAAAGACTTCATTCACAAATGAGAAGACTCAGACAACAAAAAAGTGCAAGACAAAGCCATCCACACCATTGCCTGCTGACAGTGGCAAAGACTGTTTGGAAATGCTCTCAAATACGCAGtgtaagaagagaagaaagagactaAGTTTATCTCATCGACTAAGTAGTATTAAAACTGAACATAAAACTCCAATTGAAATTAACAGTGATGAGAGCAAAGAAGACTGTAGTTTAGATAATGATTTTGTGGAAAGTACTACTTCCGCTTTACTTGACAAGAAACATGTCGAGGTACTTGCAGAAAGTATTCAAAGTCTCAAAAAGCAATCAAGCACTGTGACCTCCAGAAAAAGttctaagagagtaaatcctaaacaTGGGCCCTCAAAAAAAGATCGCAGAACACTGAGAaaaaggaagcacagagaggtcataGATCTATCTGAAAGCTTATCCTTAGCAGAGGAactaaatttccttaaaaaagatggtaacaacagtAAACAGATAAGGCCTTCCCTAACTAATGAAATCAAAAGTACTGTAAATGATGCTGAGCCTAGAGATCAAATAACTGAAATAGTCCCATTAAAAGATAGTACAATAACTGTCTCAtatgaggaatttttaaaaagtcacaaggAAAATGAAGTGGAGCAGACACCAGACTCTACAGTGTCAATTTGTATTCCTTCTGAAACTGTTGAGGATACAGTCAGAAGTGGTTCTGTGAGTGACCTTGAAACCTATGAAATTTCCCAGCAGACCCGCTTTAAGACAGTCACTGTTCTCGCGCAAGTTCACcctatccccccaaaaaagacaggaaaaatacCCTCCATTTTCTTGAAACAAAAGCAGGTGGAAATGGAAAGTAGTCTTTCTGATCCTGAGAATGAACAGGCagttcagaaaagaaaatctaacgTTGTTATACATGAGGAAGAACTAGAATTGGCGGTGTTGGAAGCTGGAAGCTCTGATGCTGTGAAACCTAAATGCACTCTAGAAGAAAGACAACAGTTTATGAAAGCATTTAGGCAGCCAGTATcagatacacttaaaaatggagtCAAAAAGTCTTCTGATAAGCAGAAAGAGCTCAATGAAAAATCTTtaaatgaggaagaaagagataATCATTCTAAAAAAGTCATGGAAAATCCTAATATCCAAATGGTTTCAAATCCTGGCAGTTCACAGCCCCACACTGATAAAGGGAGTTTTcctaagaagaaaagtaaaacactgaagaaaaagaataaaaaagtgttAGAGACTGTTGGTATTCCAGCTGAAAATAGAGAGGGAAATactcaggaaaaagaaacaactctTTCCTTTAAAgagaagcaaaatcaaaacagtcttAGAATGAGtttaagacaaaagaaaacagaacttttCAAAAACAGCACATTATTGAACAGTGAAAGCCTTGTTTGTGAACGTACAGCAAATGATGACCCTCTAAAGATTTCCTCTCTGTGTAATAATAAGTCTTCAAAAAAAACCAGCTTACCAGTTAAGGATAAGGTTATACAATCTAAAGCTGAGACTGAAGATAGCTTGGGAAATGTTTCTACACCCAAATCAAGCAGAAGATCTGTAAGAAGTAGCAGCACGCCTGCCACAATAATCGTTCGAGGTACTGATTCTGAAGATGCGCAAGACGATAGTCCGGTCAAAGCTTCTACTCCAAAAGCAGCCAGCTTATCAGAGAAGCATCGCTTATATACAGCGGAATTAATAACAATACCTTCTGATTCAGAGAGTCCTATTAG AATGAAATTCACCAGAATTAGTACTccaaaaaaatctaagaaaaggTCTAAGAAATCTGAAGCTGCTGATGAAGATTTTGAAACTCAGACTAGAAAG GTAAGCCGTGCTTCAAAAAATGTATCAAAAGCAAAACAAttgatcgaaaaagcaaaagcttTGCATATTAGTAAGTCAAAATCTACTGAAGAAGTAGTGACACCTTTAAGACGTTCGTCTAGACATCAGACGCTTCCTGAAAGATCAGAAACAGAA GACTCTGTAATAATAATAAGTTCAAGTCCTCCTCCTGTAAAGCATCCtgagaaaaatcagaagaaactTCAGTGTTTGAATGATGTGTTAGGAAAAAAACATAACAAGGCTCCTAAAAATGTCCCTG gaaaagtgaaagtcgcgcCTTTATTTCTTACTAGAAAGACTCAGAAGACAGCTGATCCCGCCCTTGGTTTTGATGAAAGCAG ccaAGATGCATCTGAAAAGTCTCAGGATTGTGATGTGCAGTTTAAAGCAAAGCGTGACTTCCTCATGAGCGGTTTGCCAGATTTGTTGAAACGACAAATTGCAAAGAAAGCTGCTGTGTTAGATGTGTACAATGCAGTGAGCTCCAGTTTCCAGAGAGTCGTTCATGTTCAGCAAAAAGACCATG ggTGCCATTTGTGGCATTTGAAACCACCCACTTGTCCTCTCTTAACTAAACTTAAAGAACTAAATACTAAAGTAATAGATCTCTCAAAATGTGTTATGGCTCTTGGTGAATTTTCAACATTGAATTCAAATTCGAAAAGTAATAATTCCACTGTTGGG TTtatggggaaaaggaaagatttgaCTGAAGAAGTAAGAAATCTTTTGTTGGAGGAAATTAGGTGGTCAAATCCCAGATTTCCTTTGAGGAAATACTTCTCTTTGCTTCTAAAAAAGCGAACTGAGCACCAGGTACTTTCTGAGTGTCATTGTAAACAAG AAAGTCCACAACTTGAGCCCATTGTTAGCCgaaaagaaaccaaaaggaaacgAGTGGAAACGGAAAATCATAAATCCAAAAGAAGGAAAccaaatgaatatttagaaagTCCAAGAAAGATAAATGGGAAACCAGAAGAACTTGACAAAAGAAACAACTCCAGTGGGATAAAGCTAGATTCTTCCAAAGGTTTGTTTCCTAAAACATCCAGGAAGAAACAAACAGCTTTGAGTACAAGGTGTAAAGTGGAAACAACAGTAGAAGATCCTGATATTCTGATAGTAGATGATGACAAAAAGTCTTCATCAGAAGTGTCCTCCATTCCAG attCTGGAATTGAAGACATGCTTTGGACGGAAAAGTATCAACCTCAGAACTCCAGTGAACTCATAGGCAATGAACTAGCTATAAAAAAGTTACATAG TTGGTTgaaagactggaaaagaagagctgaATTGGAAGAAGGACAGAATTTGAAGGGAAAAAGAGACGAGAAACAGGAAG ATTCGTTGGATAGCAGAGACTTCAAAGGCAGTTCAGATGACGAAGAAGAAAATCGCCTTTGCAATACCGTTCTTATAACAGGGCCAACAGGAGTGGGGAAGACTGCTGCGGTATATGCTTGTGCCCAGGAACTTGGATTTAAA ATATTTGAAGTGAATGCCTCTTCTCAGCGCAGTGGTAGACAAATTCTGTCTCAGCTGAAGGAAGCTACTCAGTCTCATCAAGTAGACAAGCAAGGTGTCAACTCACAGAAACCCTGCTTTTTTAATAGCTACAATATCGGCAGGTCACCAA AAAAATTATGCTCCCCCAAGAAGGTTGTTACATCACCAAGAAAAATTCCTCCTCCATCACCACAAAGTAGTGGACCAAAGCGAACACTTCCACCCAGAACTTtggcaaattattttaaagtgtctTCTAAGccaaaaaataatgaacaaatagGAGCACTTCtagaaaataataaag gAATCAAAAATTCTTTTGAACAGAAACAGATCATTCAGACTAAATCTACAAACACAACGAATTCAAATGTCAAAGAGTTTGGGGCTGAGGAACCCAACAGGAAAAATGCAACATCCCTCATTCTTTTTGAGGAG GTTGATGTCATTTTTGAAGAAGATGCTGGATTTTTGAATGCAATCAAAACATTCATGGCAACCACGAAAAGACCTGTAATCCTTACAACAAGTG ATCCAACATTTAGTTTAATGTTTGATGGCTGCtttgaagaaattaattttaatactcCTTCACTG CTAAATGTTGCCAGCTACCTACAGATGATCTGCTTGACTGAAAATTTCAGAACTGATGTAAAGGATTTTGTAACATTGCTAACTGCAAATACTTGTGATATCAGGAAAAGTATCCTTTACTTACAGTTCTGGATTAGAAGTGGAGGTGGATTTTTAGAAGAAAGGCCATTATCTCTTTGTC GAGCAAATAGCAGAAATGTACCACCTGTTTGTTCTGAAGATGACCCTGATTCCAAAAATAACcctaaaaatacaaaaaggaatcCAACAGACCTTCCCAAATGTGACACTGGTTGTGCTGAGACCTTGTTCGGCCTTAagaacattttttccccatctgaagacttattttcatttttgaag CACAAAATCAGAACAAAGGAAGAATGGCATAAGCTCATCCACCTTCTTACAGAATTCCAAATGCAGGATGTGGATTTCTTATATAGTAATCTTGAGTTCATTCTACCACTACCTGTTGATATCATTCCAGAAGCAGAAAACTCTTCTGTTTCATCAATAAATGTGAACACCAGTGCAGCAGCAGAAAACATGAGATGTCTTGCTGGGACACCTTTTGAAGGAGAGAAGCCTTTGAAAAagccaccaaaaaagaaacataagaaaaagaTCGTGACTTTAGATGATAGTGACTTATTTGACAGTGAATTGGACATTTCTGATGAATGTATTCGTCTTTACTCTGCATCTTCGTCAAatttagaagaaaggaaagccAGAGATAAAGAAAGCAATCCACAGACAAAGAAACTAAACAAATGTCTAGAGTCAAACGTTGAATCTATTCCGCGTCCTCCTACAACACCAGCAGAAAAAAAGTGTTCTGTCCTTGTTTCTCACTGTTTAAATTCTCTCACTGAGTTCATGGACAACATGTCCTTCCTAGATGCCCTTCTGATGGATGTACGAGAACAAAGGGAGTTTGGTAAAGATGATTTTGGTTGGACAAATGGAAAGGTTAAAAGTGGACTTTGTGATGAGTTTAGTCTCGAGAGTAGTGATGGATGGACTTCTCAAAGATCTGGAGAAATAAAGGCGGCTGTAGAAGCTCTCAGCTTTACTGAATGTTCTTCTGCTATTTCAAAAGCACTGGAGAAGTCGCTGAATTCTTGCAAGAAATTAGGAAGAGATCCCACAAAAGAGcttactttttatatttctcaaaGACGCAACAATGTACGCTTCAGTCAGTCTGCAGCTAATTTAGA CAGTGCTTGGCAGAGGGTAGCAGTCATCAAAAGTGTATTTTCCAGCCGATCTCTTCTGAACCTGGGTAATAGACAAGCTAGTATAATTGAATACTTGCCAACTCTTCGAAACATCTGTAGGACTGAGAAGCTAAAGGAAcaaggaaaaagtaaaagaag ATTCCTGCACTATCTTGAAGGAATTCATCTTAACATTTCAAAAGAGACTATGAACACTTTGGCAGCTGACTTCCCTTAA